The following coding sequences lie in one Brettanomyces bruxellensis chromosome 6, complete sequence genomic window:
- a CDS encoding uncharacterized protein (BUSCO:EOG09260NE0) — MSSRRSRTQSRRLRYDEDAPYEEDDGQANFPEKVEESTSDEVTRCICGSDELLVPDNSGTDFDDVDPGFFIQCDKCSVWQHGYCVGIKGESNAPEKYWCEKCRPDLHYLFVDKYGIQRSQYNANGYDTRKRHSKATSQNEPEVNESSEEEPLDKHKKQRTTINSVRDYDYEAMLKKALEESARESGVQPEKVDVPNTNVPPFRNTRSSSRRHSPKSGDESSTGSKRNSVSSNHVVDVPSKGKVPRSSSTDQNVPSLSASENESSAGSSRMRTVRNSRNRAAKSRKTSGSKNMDGYRSHGSESDSGYRSGSKARRTQRSKRGKHSVESKLEDDRPFRANIPNSRISIEEMRRRIYSIMEFISNIKVELTNDEDTKNSMIEMQKQDPSGELRKPENLALQKKLIGCYNDSVVRLNSLTKQLSDWEGKYC, encoded by the coding sequence atgtcATCACGGAGAAGTCGAACACAAAGTCGTAGATTAAGgtatgatgaagatgcacCATACGAGGAAGATGACGGTCAAGCTAACTTCCCGGAGAAAGTAGAGGAGTCCACATCAGATGAAGTGACAAGGTGTATTTGTGGGAGTGACGAACTCCTGGTACCAGATAATTCAGGTACGGATTTTGACGATGTCGATCCTGGCTTCTTTATTCAATGTGACAAATGCTCTGTTTGGCAGCATGGATACTGTGTTGGAATAAAGGGTGAATCGAATGCACCTGAAAAGTATTGGTGTGAGAAGTGTCGGCCGgatcttcattatttgttTGTGGATAAGTATGGTATACAAAGAAGCCAGTATAATGCCAATGGATATGATACTAGAAAGAGACACTCGAAAGCAACTTCTCAAAACGAACCTGAAGTTAACGAATCATCTGAGGAGGAGCCTCTTGACAAACACAAAAAGCAACGGACAACTATCAATTCAGTGCGTGATTATGACTATGAAGCAATGCTAAAAAAGGCATTGGAAGAAAGTGCTAGAGAGAGTGGAGTGCAGCCAGAGAAGGTTGATGTACCAAACACAAATGTTCCTCCCTTTAGAAATACACGGTCTTCATCTAGACGGCATTCTCCGAAGTCTGGTGATGAAAGTTCCACTGGCTCTAAACGGAATTCTGTATCTTCCAATCATGTGGTCGATGTTCCATCAAAAGGAAAGGTGCCTCGGTCCTCTTCTACTGATCAAAATGTACcttctctttctgcttctgaAAACGAATCAAGTGCTGGATCTTCCAGAATGAGAACGGTCAGAAATTCCAGAAACAGGGCTGccaaaagcaggaaaacTTCGGGCAGTAAAAATATGGATGGTTATAGAAGTCATGGTTCCGAGAGCGATTCTGGATATAGGTCCGGCTCAAAAGCAAGACGTACTCAACGCTCAAAGCGTGGCAAGCATTCTGTGGAGTCGAAATTGGAGGACGATCGACCATTCAGGGCCAACATTCCTAATTCGAGAATTAGTATTGAAGAGATGAGACGCCGGATATATTCTATTATGGAATTCATTTCTAATATCAAGGTGGAACTTACAAATGATGAGGATACCAAGAATAGCATGATTGAAATGCAGAAACAGGATCCTTCCGGTGAACTTCGGAAGCCCGAAAACCTTGCGCTTCAGAAAAAGTTAATAGGTTGCTACAACGATTCTGTTGTACGTCTCAATTCCTTGACTAAGCAGTTATCCGACTGGGAGGGCAAATATTGCTga
- a CDS encoding uncharacterized protein (BUSCO:EOG09262QTY): MSDLVSDSDEKKKPQSSSKEDIERFSEPILTKTVRHRYNPVISDEEEEDVTEPNGSSGKSDSVGKGKEGSTLESSKQKTEKDNANNTDALATEKKKSTYNYYNLKSFKRKRTNPEEDKRNIEKPEKVGPQLEQGGQPVIPKKPPVKKNLMAPDGWAHRKESRPSWMPEDLYKKRLESVEVLASPESHKVQSLKVVHSKLSARLERKNYSPSESALGGASSALPQRPVTRVEHQSMVRNFYNDQTFRSKRQKRNQSKIYKLRSFNNCCKYILINKYAVRGGNVLDLGCGKGGDLAKWEMAQIASYVGVDISDQSIREAIHRYRGGRYGFRAIFATGDAYNTPLPDILTNFQDEVNLEFDTVSLQFCFHYAFINEQTARHALENISRSLKLGGMFIGTMPSSDFIRWKIRRLAPGEKKWGNSLYSVEFPEVPPKDGNFESAFGNLYTYYLADAVDHVPEYVVPFEKLRALCEEYNMELRYKKNLFEVFNKEIPKYFHRLPHPLMQSLRREDGTYGISGEDRDACSFYLAFAFEKTSC, encoded by the coding sequence ATGTCAGATTTAGTTTCAGATTCAgacgaaaagaagaagcctCAATCATCATCCAAAGAGGATATCGAGAGATTTTCCGAACCTATATTAACGAAAACGGTAAGACATCGCTATAATCCGGTTATCTCtgatgaggaagaggaagatgtCACAGAGCCAAATGGGTCCTCAGGGAAAAGTGATTCGGTTGGTAAAGGAAAGGAGGGATCCACGTTGGAATCATCAAAACAGAAGACAGAGAAGGACAATGCTAATAATACAGATGCTTTGGCCaccgaaaaaaagaagagtacATACAATTATTACAACTTGAAGAGCTTCAAGCGAAAGAGGACAAACCCTGAAGAAGACAAGcggaatattgaaaagccGGAAAAGGTTGGGCCACAATTGGAGCAAGGTGGACAACCGGTGATTCCAAAGAAGCCACCagttaaaaaaaacttgATGGCACCGGATGGCTGGGCACATAGGAAAGAATCTAGACCATCGTGGATGCCTGAAGATttatacaaaaaaagattagAGTCTGTGGAGGTTCTTGCTTCTCCTGAATCACACAAAGTTCAAAGTTTAAAAGTCGTTCATTCGAAGCTGTCGGCTCGAttagaaagaaagaattatAGCCCTTCGGAATCGGCCTTGGGGGGTGCATCTTCTGCTCTTCCTCAAAGACCGGTCACCAGAGTCGAACATCAAAGTATGGTCCGAAATTTTTACAACGATCAAACATTTAGGTCCAAGagacagaaaagaaatcaatcCAAGATATATAAATTACGGTCATTCAATAACTGCtgcaaatatattttaatcAACAAATATGCAGTTCGCGGTGGAAATGTCTTAGATCTTGGATGCGGGAAAGGTGGTGATTTGGCCAAGTGGGAAATGGCACAGATAGCGTCGTATGTGGGTGTTGATATATCGGATCAATCTATCAGGGAAGCCATTCACAGATacagaggaggaagatacGGATTCAGGGCTATATTTGCAACTGGTGACGCTTACAACACACCTCTCCCTGATATTTTGACGAATTTCCAGGATGAAGTAAATTTAGAGTTCGATACGGTCTCGCTTCAGTTTTGCTTTCATTATGCATTTATCAATGAGCAAACCGCAAGACATGCCCTCGAAAATATATCAAGGTCATTGAAACTAGGAGGAATGTTCATTGGAACCATGCCATCTTCCGATTTCATACGATGGAAAATTAGAAGATTGGCCCCAGGTGAAAAGAAATGGGGTAACAGCTTATATTCCGTTGAATTTCCTGAAGTACCACCGAAGGATGGAAATTTTGAGAGCGCTTTCGGGAATTTGTACACATACTATCTAGCGGATGCTGTGGATCACGTTCCTGAGTATGTTGTTCCCTTTGAAAAACTTCGTGCATTATGTGAAGAGTATAATATGGAGCTTCGTTACAAAAAAAACCTGTTTGAAGTTTTCAATAAGGAAATAccaaaatatttccatcGTCTTCCCCATCCCTTGATGCAATCATTACGAAGAGAAGACGGCACATATGGAATTTCTGGAGAGGATAGAGACGCCTGTTCATTCTATTTGGCATTTGCGTTTGAAAAAACGAGTTGCTAG
- a CDS encoding uncharacterized protein (SECRETED:SignalP(1-17)): MLSIILLLSTLLGEVSAFSLTPDSSYFLVLQPLQRNAKISIIPITSFWYTENGWTTNSTFITSDFETKRYCISLSCNNPENVSVECFNYATVGPRTRGVLQIEQNSALGVESVAFLQTPGNPKDGKNSRKSAPIKVFVKSTQMLPNVDFSSVKNIVKADQKREKAYSKKSKSSKSKGSEEKNDDDDKNFIQKYWMYILAALILFVAPK; this comes from the coding sequence ATGTTGTCAATAATACTTCTATTATCAACATTACTTGGCGAGGTCTCGGCTTTTAGTTTAACACCTGATTCATCATACTTTTTAGTTCTTCAACCCCTACAACGTAATGCAAAAATATCCATCATACCAATTACAAGCTTTTGGTACACGGAAAACGGGTGGACGACAAACTCAACTTTTATTACATCCGACTTTGAAACGAAGCGTTATTGCATTTCCCTTTCATGCAATAATCCTGAAAACGTTAGCGTGGAGTGCTTCAATTATGCTACAGTTGGCCCAAGAACTAGAGGGGTACTTCAAATTGAACAGAATTCCGCTCTAGGAGTGGAATCAGTGGCTTTTTTGCAAACACCCGGAAACCccaaagatggaaaaaacAGCCGGAAAAGCGCCCCTATCAAAGTTTTTGTGAAAAGCACCCAAATGCTACCGAATGTGGACTTTTCTagtgtgaaaaatattgtaAAAGCTGATcagaagagagaaaaagcGTACAGCAAAAAGAGTAAAAGCTCGAAGAGTAAGGGTAgtgaggagaaaaatgatgacgatgacAAGAACTTcatacaaaaatattggaTGTACATACTAGCGGCCTTAATTTTGTTTGTCGCCCCAAAGTAA
- a CDS encoding uncharacterized protein (SECRETED:SignalP(1-18)) → MFVVLLLILWSFAAKSLARGITSAEGAACLNVANNFTNFPFDCPQPDLSYTCRCVDKSFLGTVINCIETYAQDSQALAQAYSYLLDTCSSQGHQKYRMVHVASIYDNATEYLKPMDSIETSSVLRNPVTISQKAFTVSYDSVVNLMKQRNDSTYMGWALYGYWAIIFLVAAVINIAHWCCPYASERIEQTKFVNWLRRSLICPQLVRPSQLTRLKLFSKNDNKKTENTHDLGILESVYRLPVRVHALIIFVYFCLVAILCCVDYKIVSPNTIFRCPRGQKFVDYADRTGIIGTIQLPLVFLFAARNNPLTKITGFSYRTFQTFHKWVSRIAFILLLLHCVFYLSYVRARGDYIARWGLLKWRMANTAFSALCITMVWGSLRRRYYEWFKASHKILLIIFTVGAWYHCLTLGWIEYLAVSFSIWAADYIFRIAKIASTGGLLKARCKVIYRVEEQLESGKKILKKVPHSIRMEVNHSGWWKPFPGVYCWVYFMRWNMAWQAHPFTVVSTTSQQNFNQLVFIIRVKRGLTKQLANFISKLPLAECSMPILVEGPYGTNIPFKAYDHSVFIAGGVGMTVVYSMCMDLAQIYRAQVLRGQKTSNEKSISVVWIVPNFESVLLFREEVERLREFSEILQLKIFVTRHHVNIPCEQHTAQETDPMENTSLRKVDHIVESALIHDGSHAHTEGCKDKEKAGDALSQQKVEMQQFLADLAEKNGSSSVSIEFSERPDLTETLKSIYALEGPTAIIACGPSTLNADVRVATVECLRRHKHVEYYEQELLW, encoded by the coding sequence ATGTTTGTTGTACtgcttcttattctttggAGCTTTGCTGCTAAATCTTTAGCCAGAGGTATTACAAGTGCAGAAGGAGCAGCATGCTTGAATGTGGCCAACAATTTTACAAATTTCCCGTTTGATTGTCCTCAGCCAGATTTATCATATACCTGTCGGTGTGTCGATAAGTCATTTTTGGGAACAGTTATCAACTGTATCGAAACATATGCTCAGGATAGTCAAGCATTGGCCCAGGCATATTCTTATCTTTTAGACACATGTTCAAGCCAAGGTCATCAAAAGTACAGAATGGTTCACGTGGCTAGTATTTATGACAATGCCACTGAATATTTGAAGCCAATGGATAGCATTGAGACGTCCTCAGTCCTCAGAAATCCCGTTACAATATCACAGAAAGCGTTTACCGTGTCATATGATAGTGTTGTAAATCTAATgaagcaaagaaatgaTTCGACATACATGGGTTGGGCTCTTTATGGCTATTGGgcaatcatatttttggtTGCCGCAGTAATAAATATTGCCCACTGGTGTTGTCCGTACGCTTCAGAAAGAATTGAGCAAACCAAATTTGTTAACTGGCTTCGGAGAAGTCTTATTTGTCCACAGTTAGTGAGACCTTCGCAGTTAACAAGGCTAAAGCTATTTTCTAAAAATGACAATAAAAAGACAGAGAACACTCACGATCTAGGTATTCTTGAATCAGTATATCGTCTGCCCGTCAGAGTCCACGCTTTGATCATATTCGTCTACTTTTGCCTTGTTGCAATTCTTTGCTGCGTTGATTATAAGATCGTGAGTCCAAATACAATTTTCAGATGTCCTAGGGGTCAGAAGTTTGTCGATTATGCTGACAGGACAGGAATTATAGGCACTATCCAGCTTCCATTGGTGTTTTTGTTTGCTGCAAGAAATAATCCATTAACTAAGATCACCGGTTTTAGCTACAGAACATTTCAAACATTTCACAAATGGGTTTCCAGAATTGCATTTATTCTATTGCTACTTCATTGTGTGTTCTATTTGAGCTACGTAAGAGCTCGAGGTGATTATATTGCAAGATGGGGTTTATTAAAATGGAGAATGGCCAACACAGCCTTTTCCGCCCTTTGCATTACTATGGTGTGGGGTTCCTTACGTAGGAGGTATTACGAATGGTTCAAAGCTTCTCACAAGATTCTTTTGATAATATTCACCGTTGGTGCCTGGTATCATTGCCTAACTCTTGGTTGGATAGAGTATTTGGCCGTGTCATTTTCCATCTGGGCTGCCGATTACATTTTCCGGATTGCAAAAATTGCTTCCACCGGTGGACTTCTTAAGGCCAGATGCAAGGTGATATATAGGGTGGAAGAACAACTGGAATCTGGAAAAAAGATACTGAAGAAAGTGCCACATTCAATTAGGATGGAAGTGAATCATTCAGGATGGTGGAAACCATTTCCTGGTGTCTATTGTTGGGTTTATTTCATGAGATGGAATATGGCTTGGCAAGCACACCCTTTTACTGTAGTTTCAACAACATCAcaacaaaatttcaatCAGTTAGTATTCATCATCAGGGTTAAGCGAGGACTAACGAAGCAACTTGCAAACTTCATCTCCAAGCTGCCACTGGCTGAATGTTCCATGCCTATTTTAGTGGAAGGTCCATATGGTACAAATATTCCGTTCAAGGCTTATGATCATTCGGTGTTCATTGCTGGGGGCGTTGGAATGACTGTTGTTTATTCCATGTGTATGGATCTTGCTCAAATATACCGCGCACAAGTTTTAAGGGGTCAGAAGACATCGAACGAAAAGTCCATTTCCGTTGTTTGGATAGTTCCAAACTTTGAATCAGTGCTCCTCTTCAGGGAAGAGGTTGAACGATTGAGAGAGTTCAGCGAAATTCTTCAATTGAAGATCTTTGTTACGAGGCACCACGTCAATATTCCATGTGAACAACACACCGCTCAGGAGACAGATCCTATGGAGAACACTAGTCTTCGTAAGGTTGATCATATTGTAGAGTCTGCATTAATACATGATGGCTCTCATGCCCACACTGAAGGATgcaaagataaagaaaaagccgGGGATGCACTCTCGCAGCAGAAAGTGGAAATGCAGCAGTTTCTTGCAGACTTGGCTGAGAAAAATGGTTCGAGCTCAGTTTCAATTGAATTTAGCGAGAGACCAGATTTGACGGAAACATTGAAGAGTATTTATGCTCTTGAAGGACCAACTGCAATTATTGCATGCGGTCCATCTACATTAAATGCCGACGTTAGGGTTGCTACAGTTGAATGCTTAAGAAGACACAAGCATGTCGAATACTATGAGCAAGAACTTTTATGGTAA
- the BET3 gene encoding transport protein particle 22 kDa subunit (BUSCO:EOG09264OM7), which produces MSKQLKQLGDDIWKNQVEKINSELFTLTYGSVVAQLCKDLDNNYDQVNNELYKMGYNIGVRLIDEFLQKTQLSRCTNMHETAEVVSKIGFKIFLNITPTVSHWTADNKSFGLILVENPLADFVELPNTEARKKLWYSNVLCGVLKGCLEMVQLDCDVSFLQDSLKGDENTEIRVKLNKILKDEIPAGEE; this is translated from the coding sequence ATGTCAAAACAACTGAAGCAACTAGGGGATGACATTTGGAAGAATCAGGTGGAGAAGATCAATTCAGAATTGTTTACACTCACATATGGTTCGGTCGTGGCACAACTATGCAAAGATCTAGACAACAATTATGATCAAGTTAATAACGAATTATATAAAATGGGCTATAACATTGGAGTACGGCTAATTGACGAATTTCTACAAAAGACGCAACTCAGTAGATGCACAAATATGCATGAAACGGCCGAGGTTGTGTCGAAAATAGGctttaaaatattcttaAACATCACTCCAACGGTATCTCACTGGACAGCAGATAATAAATCGTTTGGTCTCATTTTGGTGGAAAACCCGTTAGCCGATTTTGTTGAACTACCAAATACCGaggcaagaaagaaattatgGTATTCGAATGTACTCTGCGGAGTATTGAAAGGATGCTTAGAGATGGTTCAACTAGATTGTGATGTGAGCTTCTTGCAAGATAGTTTGAAAGGTGATGAGAACACTGAAATACGCGTGAAACTCAACAAGATTCTTAAAGACGAAATACCTGCTGGAGAGgaataa
- a CDS encoding uncharacterized protein (BUSCO:EOG0926407T) — MSRMEVYSPEGLRMDGRRWNELRQFSCQTNTHPNASDGSSYVRQGNMVVLCLVKGPMDTNRATSTTRASADGPVLNINVSYPPFAGIERKKRSKNERRLSELSIVLERCFLKTIVLKNYARTVIEVNLTILSFDGGLLAACCNSITLALIDAGISLYDYVSAVSVGIYSETALLDLNSLEESDLSFVTVGVVGDSDKLNLIMCEDRLPLDKLERLINLGIQGCHQLRKLMNDTVKEVGVELLSKRQ; from the coding sequence ATGAGTCGAATGGAAGTATATTCTCCGGAGGGTCTTCGGATGGACGGCCGAAGGTGGAATGAGCTTCGACAATTCAGTTGtcaaacaaacacacaTCCAAATGCTTCAGATGGTTCATCATACGTGCGACAAGGAAACATGGTGGTTCTTTGCCTCGTGAAGGGACCGATGGACACAAATAGAGCTACTTCAACAACAAGGGCATCTGCAGATGGACCTGTTTTAAATATAAACGTTAGTTATCCACCATTTGCTGGCATagaacgaaaaaaaagatcaaagaaTGAGAGAAGGCTTTCTGAATTAAGTATAGTGCTAGAAAGATGCTTTCTCAAAACTATAGTTTTAAAGAATTACGCACGGACGGTGATAGAGGTAAACTTGACTATACTCAGTTTTGATGGTGGCCTTTTGGCAGCTTGTTGTAACTCCATTACTTTGGCACTTATAGATGCCGGAATATCACTCTATGATTATGTGAGTGCCGTTAGCGTGGGAATATATTCTGAAACAGCTCTGCTTGATTTAAATTCTTTGGAAGAGAGTGATTTAAGTTTTGTGACAGTAGGAGTTGTCGGGGATAGCGATAAACTTAATCTAATAATGTGTGAAGATCGACTTCCCCTCGATAAACTGGAGagattaattaatttggGAATTCAGGGCTGCCACCAACTTagaaaattaatgaatGATACGGTGAAGGAAGTGGGCGTTGAACTTCTCAGTAAAAGGCAATAA